CCACACACTGGAAGATGGAGGAGTAGTAGAGTACTGCACCACCACTGTAAGCGATTCTACTCCCACAGTGGTCGCGGCTGTTGAGGCTCCGGTGGAAATGCTTGCCTCGTCCTCTGCCTCCCCGCCTCCGCCTCAGGGTCAAGCCAAACCTCAGGAGCTAAAGAGCAGGATTGCCCTCAACTCAGCCCGCCTCCTACAGGAGCAGAGAGTCACCAACGTCCACATCCGACAAATCGCCCAGCACCTGGAGGGCCAGAACGAGCTCCTGCAGATGATGCGGCGCTCCCAGGAGGCTCAAGCATTTGCTCAGGAAAGGCAAGCGCAAGCTCTGGAAGGAACTCAAGCTGCCCTGCTGGCACTGGTCCAGATGCTCAGGCCAGCACTGAAAGACCTGCGAAAGTTCCTGCAGAGTGGAATTGAGGTTTCAAACCCTGGCAGCACTGCAGCAGGAGGGACGCCTGATGCAgcaggaacagaagaacagaacagGCCCAAAACCCCACCACCCCCTCCACAGCAAACTGAAGAGACCCAATAGACactcaatgtgtgtgtgtatgtgtgtgtaggtatgtatgtgtatgtggttGAGTGGCTGAGGAGTCCATCTGCACAGGCTTCAGCAAACCATGAAAAAGATATCAAGAGTTGCCTTAGGAAAAGCATGTACataatatgtttttattatttcaaaaaatTGTCACTGAAATGTGGAAGATGCTATTTTTGCTTTTTATCCTTTGTCATCAATTGACATTAAGGTTAAcattttggatttgacattaaAATTAAGTTTTTAATGTTGGCACTAGAGGATAAGCTGAAGAATGCAGTCAGTCTGGGTCTTTTGTTCGTATGCACTGTATTCAGAAAGTTATTCGAAAGTGAATAAAATTTACTGAAAATTCATTAGATGGTTTTATACCAAGAGGTTGGTGCTATTCCTCTAATCAACCACAAGGGGTCAATGTCTGCACAGTATAGTCACTGAGCCACAGTTTGTGTATTGTGTAAATGAAAATACAGAAGAAGCAAAAAAGTGTTGCAGATAATCAACAGTCAGTgttataatgtgcaaaaaaaaatagtggTCAGAAAAACTGCCTGAGGTACCctgatacaaaaataaaaaggGAAAACATTGCTTACAGAGTCCTCATCAGGGCCTTGTGCTTGATGAGCACCTGATTCTTCCTTGCATAACTACATTTTTCATATTCAAACTCAGTGTAGGACCCATTACTAATGTTCAGTTCTCTGTTgtagtaaataaatattttattttgaaaactgcaGTTGCATATTTTGTTGTGAAGTAGATTAATGTAATGGCTGAGCTATAAATAAATATGGGGTGTAGATTTGTGTAGAACATTAAACAGTTCATTCATGAAGCATTAATTTTTCACTGAATAAACCAAAAATCACAAATCCCATGAAGTGTAGGGTCTTTCAGTAACTGCAGAAACTAATGTGCTAGCATTTTGTACTTGGTAAATTAAACCTGATGGACAAGTAATTCAGTTTATTGTCATTAGTCTTAAACACAACTATTTGACAAATTGGCATAAACCAATCATGGAAGTAAATTTTAACAAAGGGGTTTATTAAAGTTGATATTGTCTATTATGTGGGAAACATGATTGTCCAGTTTTTTTTGTCTACTGTGGGTTTTGATACATTTTATAGTAAAATCCTGATGTGAATCTCATGGTGTGCGTGGAGTCTCTACGTTACAAAGTTTTATATGAATATATTTATGAGAATTTGTTAAAATGTTTCACGCTGCACAAGGAAAGCAAAGCCTTTTGTTGGCACTGAAGAAAGATAAAAAACACTATCGAGGCAGTGttctgtttgtttgcttgtttgtttgtttatttattaaaagtTAACTGACAGTGGCAGACAACAGTAGTCACTTTGTCAGTTTATATCATCTTTGACTTCAGCAAAAACATTTTGAAACTATTTTACTATCTGTCATATCCAGATGATCTGAGCATCAtgaagtcaaagtaataaatagtTTTCTAGTTTACAAGTGTGTCATCCTGTTGGCCCCACGCTGATTTTCCTACAGtgccttttatttattaatttcatcACAGAGTAATTGAAAAAGTGCAGAAGATAATAAGATAAAAATGTTgaagaaaataagataaaaaatacTTCAAAGATATGTGATGGAAACAATGTTGAGTAGAAAAATTACATAgtgagaaataaaaacaaaaaacaaaaaaaaacatcaaaacactaaaacaacataaaatacataattcatGATGAAATAGAGAGGTGAAGTTCCACCCCTTCTGGGTGTGCTACATGGGACTGGACTtagttgattaaaaaaatgtattgcagTCAATGGCAAAAGACAAGTAATATTTTGACCCTGTTTGGATTATGCCAGCATATTCACATCTGATGCTTGTCAGTTACAAAATAAACATACAATCCAAAAAAGTCACACTTTGTTGTGAAATTGCAACTGTGAAATACGTCAGCGTAAAAATGACACACCAGGAAGTCAGAGACCTGCAGTTACCAAACAGTGATCTTTAAAAAATCtctttcaacaacaacaacaacaacaacaacaacaatactactattactactactacgactactactactactactactactaataataataataataataggtgacAGCAGTCCACTGAGCTGATTCACATAAGCTAGATGTCACTTTACCATCTTCACCACAAACAGAGGCTTTCTTGAATCACAAATCAcattttaaataaacaaacatcatatgtgtaattg
This region of Sphaeramia orbicularis chromosome 12, fSphaOr1.1, whole genome shotgun sequence genomic DNA includes:
- the naif1 gene encoding nuclear apoptosis-inducing factor 1, whose protein sequence is MASLAKKRKMNFSEREVEIIVEEIEKQKHTLVNHYNAGVTHMAKNSAWVDILKKVNAVTTCPRELPEVKKKWSDLKTEVRRKVAQARAAMEATSADCTPVPVILTAMQQRICNLLGEATIISLPAGDSDAEITLPVTVNAATTVTLTETLPAGSGSVCDETKPLTAETTYHTLEDGGVVEYCTTTVSDSTPTVVAAVEAPVEMLASSSASPPPPQGQAKPQELKSRIALNSARLLQEQRVTNVHIRQIAQHLEGQNELLQMMRRSQEAQAFAQERQAQALEGTQAALLALVQMLRPALKDLRKFLQSGIEVSNPGSTAAGGTPDAAGTEEQNRPKTPPPPPQQTEETQ